A window from Actinomycetospora corticicola encodes these proteins:
- a CDS encoding ATP-dependent helicase: protein MTGVIDPVELSERLGLRRPTDEQAEVIAAPFASALVTAGAGSGKTETMAARVVWLVANGVVTPDQVLGLTFTRKAAGQLADRIRKRLRRLASDPLLDEIDPSGERRVLVRTLEPTVSTYHAYAGRLLTEHGLRLPTDPGARLLSPTASWQLAHRVVSSWARDLDTALVPTTVTQYVLALAGELGEHLADPEALRAHTEALCRVIEATPPAKRQKAALPQTLVKIVERQRFRAALLPLVAELAARKQAERCLDFADQMAAAARLADEHPEVGQAERGMFRAVLLDEYQDTGHAQRIMLRALFAGDETTAVTAVGDPFQSIYGWRGASAANLPRFVTDFPRPDPDGEWVAARRFGLLTSFRNPPEVLDLANGVVEPLREPRALDGVGELRAFAGAPPGDVRVALHPDVLAEREWLADGIADRWRAALDAGEPAPTSAVLVRRRADMTEIAAALRARGLPVEVVGLGGLLDEPEVRDLVSALRLVVDPLAGGAAVRLLTGARWRIGGADLAALWRRARELAAPPTPPDLPTAAAPDPIADALPGEHAERAGLVDALDDPGPPARYSAAGHARITRLARELAGLRRRVTAPLVDLVADVERTLLLDVEAVARPGAVGRAHLDAFADVVADFSGGAAASGGTATPTALLAYLDAAEDAEDGLTPGEVDVAAASDPALGGTRVQVLTVHAAKGLEWQVVAVPHVCTKVFPGPKLSGSWLTTIPSLPVDLRGDRPDLPTLDVAGVADRKELTERLDRHEQEFDERRLVEERRLFYVALTRAERTLLVSGYWWGETGSTPRGPSELLQEIGTLARAGGAVVDTWADPPEEGAENPLAETVRAQAWPIDPLADRRSAVEEGAALVRAARDRAEPVEAPAGEAAGEVDPDPDGWAGDVEVLLAERAATRERHARVLLPPQLSVSQLVDLAADPDALARRLRRPVPRPPDPRARRGTEFHAWVERWFARTELLEFDELPGAADESADADADAAADLAVLQDRFSASRWATRTPVAVEVPFETEVEGTLVRGRIDAVFTDPDGGATVVDWKTGAPPGPEAMPALSVQLAAYRLAWAALTDTPVERVRAALHYVREDRTVTPADLLDAAGLRALVASVPVEVREPVGDDAVRGADFTDDEADPDTTGFDDGDPEVR from the coding sequence AACGGCGTCGTCACCCCCGACCAGGTCCTGGGGCTGACGTTCACGCGCAAGGCCGCGGGCCAGCTCGCCGACCGCATCCGGAAGCGGCTGCGGCGCCTCGCGTCCGACCCGCTGCTCGACGAGATCGACCCGAGCGGGGAACGGCGCGTGCTGGTCCGCACCCTCGAACCGACGGTGTCGACCTACCACGCCTACGCGGGCCGGCTGCTCACCGAGCACGGGCTGCGGCTGCCCACCGACCCCGGGGCCCGGCTCCTGTCGCCCACCGCGTCGTGGCAGCTCGCGCACCGGGTGGTGTCGTCCTGGGCGCGGGACCTCGACACCGCGCTCGTCCCCACCACCGTGACGCAGTACGTGCTGGCGCTCGCCGGCGAGCTGGGGGAGCACCTCGCCGACCCCGAGGCCCTGCGGGCGCACACCGAGGCGCTCTGCCGCGTCATCGAGGCGACGCCGCCCGCCAAGCGGCAGAAGGCCGCGCTCCCGCAGACGCTGGTGAAGATCGTCGAGCGGCAGCGCTTCCGGGCGGCGCTGCTGCCCCTGGTCGCCGAGCTCGCCGCGCGCAAGCAGGCCGAGCGCTGCCTCGACTTCGCCGACCAGATGGCGGCCGCTGCGCGCCTGGCCGACGAGCACCCGGAGGTGGGGCAGGCCGAGCGCGGGATGTTCCGCGCCGTCCTGCTCGACGAGTACCAGGACACCGGGCACGCCCAGCGGATCATGCTGCGGGCGCTGTTCGCGGGGGACGAGACCACGGCGGTGACCGCGGTCGGCGACCCCTTCCAGTCGATCTACGGGTGGCGCGGGGCGAGCGCGGCGAACCTGCCGCGGTTCGTCACCGACTTCCCCCGGCCCGACCCCGACGGCGAGTGGGTGGCCGCCCGGCGCTTCGGGCTCCTGACGAGCTTCCGCAACCCGCCCGAGGTGCTCGACCTGGCCAACGGCGTCGTCGAACCGCTGCGCGAGCCGCGGGCGCTCGACGGGGTGGGGGAGCTCCGGGCCTTCGCCGGGGCGCCGCCCGGGGACGTGCGGGTCGCCCTGCACCCCGACGTGCTCGCCGAGCGCGAGTGGCTCGCCGACGGGATCGCCGACCGCTGGCGGGCGGCGCTCGACGCGGGGGAGCCGGCGCCCACCAGCGCGGTGCTCGTCCGGCGCCGGGCGGACATGACCGAGATCGCCGCGGCGCTGCGGGCCCGGGGCCTGCCCGTCGAGGTCGTCGGCCTCGGCGGCCTGCTCGACGAGCCCGAGGTGCGCGACCTGGTGTCGGCGCTGCGGCTCGTGGTCGACCCGCTCGCGGGCGGTGCGGCGGTCCGGCTGCTCACCGGCGCGCGGTGGCGGATCGGTGGGGCCGACCTCGCCGCGCTGTGGCGCCGGGCGCGGGAGCTGGCCGCCCCGCCGACCCCGCCCGACCTGCCGACCGCGGCCGCGCCCGACCCGATCGCCGACGCCCTGCCCGGCGAGCACGCCGAACGGGCCGGGCTGGTCGACGCGCTGGACGACCCCGGGCCGCCCGCCCGGTACTCGGCCGCGGGGCACGCCCGGATCACCCGGCTCGCCCGTGAGCTGGCCGGCCTGCGGCGGCGGGTCACCGCGCCCCTGGTCGACCTCGTCGCCGACGTCGAGCGGACCCTGCTGCTCGACGTCGAGGCGGTGGCCCGGCCCGGCGCGGTCGGGCGGGCCCACCTCGACGCGTTCGCCGACGTCGTGGCCGACTTCTCCGGCGGCGCGGCCGCCTCGGGCGGGACGGCCACGCCGACGGCCCTGCTCGCCTACCTCGACGCGGCGGAGGACGCGGAGGACGGCCTGACCCCGGGCGAGGTCGACGTCGCGGCGGCGTCGGACCCGGCGCTGGGCGGCACCCGCGTGCAGGTCCTCACGGTGCACGCCGCCAAGGGGCTGGAGTGGCAGGTCGTGGCGGTGCCGCACGTCTGCACCAAGGTGTTCCCGGGGCCGAAGCTCAGCGGGTCGTGGCTGACCACGATCCCGTCGCTGCCGGTCGACCTCCGCGGCGACCGCCCCGACCTGCCGACGCTCGACGTCGCGGGGGTCGCCGACCGCAAGGAGCTCACCGAGCGGCTCGACCGCCACGAGCAGGAGTTCGACGAGCGCCGCCTCGTCGAGGAGCGGCGGCTGTTCTACGTCGCGCTCACCCGGGCCGAGCGCACGCTGCTCGTCTCCGGCTACTGGTGGGGCGAGACGGGGAGCACGCCGCGGGGGCCGTCGGAGCTCCTGCAGGAGATCGGGACGCTCGCCCGCGCCGGCGGCGCGGTCGTGGACACCTGGGCCGACCCGCCGGAGGAGGGCGCGGAGAACCCGCTCGCGGAGACCGTCCGGGCGCAGGCCTGGCCGATCGACCCGCTGGCCGACCGGCGCAGCGCCGTCGAGGAGGGCGCGGCGCTGGTGCGGGCGGCCCGGGACCGGGCGGAGCCGGTCGAGGCGCCCGCCGGGGAGGCCGCAGGTGAGGTGGACCCCGACCCCGACGGCTGGGCCGGCGACGTCGAGGTGCTGCTCGCCGAGCGGGCCGCCACCCGGGAACGGCACGCGCGCGTCCTGCTGCCCCCGCAGCTCTCGGTGAGCCAGCTCGTCGACCTCGCCGCCGACCCGGACGCCCTCGCCCGGCGTCTGCGCCGCCCCGTCCCCCGTCCGCCCGACCCCCGCGCGCGTCGGGGCACGGAGTTCCACGCGTGGGTCGAGCGGTGGTTCGCCCGCACGGAGCTCCTCGAGTTCGACGAGCTCCCGGGCGCCGCGGACGAGTCGGCCGACGCCGACGCCGACGCGGCCGCCGACCTGGCGGTGTTGCAGGACCGCTTCAGTGCGAGCCGGTGGGCCACCCGCACCCCGGTCGCGGTGGAGGTGCCGTTCGAGACGGAGGTCGAGGGCACGCTGGTGCGCGGCCGCATCGACGCGGTCTTCACCGACCCCGACGGCGGCGCCACCGTGGTCGACTGGAAGACCGGCGCGCCGCCGGGGCCGGAGGCCATGCCCGCCCTGTCGGTGCAGCTCGCGGCCTACCGCCTGGCGTGGGCGGCACTCACCGACACGCCCGTCGAACGGGTCCGGGCCGCCCTGCACTACGTGCGGGAGGACCGCACGGTCACCCCCGCCGACCTGCTCGACGCCGCCGGTCTGCGGGCCCTCGTGGCGAGCGTGCCGGTGGAGGTGCGGGAGCCCGTCGGGGACGACGCCGTGCGCGGTGCCGACTTCACCGACGACGAGGCCGACCCCGACACCACCGGGTTCGACGACGGGGACCCCGAGGTGCGCTGA
- a CDS encoding pirin family protein yields the protein MSNVETAPDEVRCDGRETPDDVVEILTPREVPLGGPRAMTVRRTLPQRRRSLIGAWCFVDHYGPDDVSVSGGMDVAPHPHTGLATVSWLFTGEVEHRDSHGVHAIVRPGELNLMTGGHGVCHSEVSTPDTTVLHGAQLWLALPDAHRGTPRAFAHHTPDAVDLVGATLRVFLGELAGIASPVETFSPLLGAEILLEPHASVGLDLDPSFEHGVLVDTGRLTVGEHPVAAAELAYLAPGRDRLELTNPGDEPTRLLLLGGTPFGEQIVMWWNFVARTHDEIVAFRAAWEDDPESRYGHVVGYVGRDGSTARLHAPTLPNATIRPRG from the coding sequence GTGAGCAACGTCGAGACGGCCCCCGACGAGGTGCGCTGCGACGGCCGCGAGACCCCGGACGACGTCGTCGAGATCCTGACGCCGCGCGAGGTGCCCCTCGGCGGGCCCCGGGCGATGACGGTGCGCCGCACCCTGCCGCAGCGGCGGCGGTCGCTGATCGGCGCGTGGTGCTTCGTCGACCACTACGGGCCCGACGACGTGTCGGTGTCCGGCGGCATGGACGTCGCCCCGCACCCGCACACCGGACTGGCCACCGTCAGCTGGTTGTTCACCGGCGAGGTCGAGCACCGCGACTCCCACGGGGTGCACGCGATCGTGCGGCCGGGGGAGCTGAACCTCATGACCGGCGGGCACGGCGTCTGCCACTCCGAGGTCTCGACGCCCGACACCACCGTGCTCCACGGCGCGCAGCTCTGGCTGGCCCTGCCCGACGCGCACCGCGGCACCCCGCGCGCCTTCGCCCACCACACCCCGGACGCCGTCGACCTCGTGGGCGCCACGCTGCGGGTGTTCCTGGGCGAGCTCGCCGGGATCGCGAGCCCCGTCGAGACGTTCAGCCCGCTGCTCGGTGCGGAGATCTTGCTCGAGCCGCACGCGTCGGTGGGCCTGGACCTCGACCCGTCCTTCGAGCACGGCGTGCTGGTGGACACCGGTCGGCTGACCGTCGGCGAGCACCCGGTCGCGGCGGCCGAGCTCGCCTACCTCGCACCCGGCCGCGACCGGCTGGAGCTCACCAACCCCGGCGACGAGCCGACGCGCCTCCTGCTGCTCGGCGGCACCCCGTTCGGCGAGCAGATCGTCATGTGGTGGAACTTCGTCGCCCGCACCCACGACGAGATCGTCGCGTTCCGGGCGGCCTGGGAGGACGACCCGGAGTCCCGCTACGGCCACGTCGTCGGGTACGTCGGCCGGGACGGGAGCACCGCGCGGCTGCACGCGCCGACGCTGCCGAACGCCACGATCCGTCCGCGGGGCTGA
- a CDS encoding FAD-binding oxidoreductase, with product MTELAAPTTSSVDLVDLVDLVDLVDLRQAVSGPVWDPGDVGLVAEIAGFNLAPVHEPVGVVGATDAHDVAAAVRWARARDLGVAVIATGHADFSHRGTLIVSTKRLDRCDVDPATRTVRVGAGVKWARVIEAAAPHGLTGVSGSSTDVGVVGFCTGGGIGPMIRRFGLGADRVRSIQVVTGEGEIREVGRGDVLFDAMLGGKDAAGIVVEMTVELVEVSRFYGGAIFYDAVDAPAVLHAWRDWQAGLGENTTTSIAILRMPDLEAAPPSLRGRTVVHLRVWHLGPEIEGLEVLAPMRRIATPIVDMVDELPSPAIDAVHCDPTDPMPSWITGAYLREITRETIDTVLEVAGPQRELPVIIVELRQTGGRALRGTQGVAARAPYGVGVIAPMVPELAGIVPTVGLGLVDALAPWSTGTVPANYASPETIRARPGACWDDDGRARLAAVVARTDPDAVLGGRRLGLR from the coding sequence ATGACCGAGCTGGCTGCCCCCACCACGTCGTCCGTCGACCTCGTCGACCTCGTCGACCTCGTCGACCTCGTCGACCTGCGCCAAGCCGTGTCCGGACCCGTGTGGGATCCGGGGGACGTGGGGCTCGTCGCCGAGATCGCGGGGTTCAACCTCGCGCCGGTGCACGAGCCCGTCGGCGTGGTCGGGGCCACCGACGCCCACGACGTCGCCGCCGCCGTCCGCTGGGCCCGCGCCCGCGACCTCGGCGTCGCCGTCATCGCGACCGGGCACGCCGACTTCTCGCACCGCGGCACCCTGATCGTGTCCACGAAGCGGCTCGACCGCTGCGACGTCGACCCCGCCACGCGCACCGTGAGGGTCGGCGCCGGCGTGAAGTGGGCGCGCGTGATCGAGGCGGCCGCCCCCCACGGCCTGACCGGCGTCAGCGGCTCCTCCACGGACGTCGGCGTCGTCGGGTTCTGCACCGGGGGCGGGATCGGGCCGATGATCCGCCGCTTCGGTCTCGGCGCCGACCGGGTCCGCTCGATCCAGGTGGTCACCGGTGAGGGCGAGATCCGCGAGGTCGGGCGGGGCGACGTGCTCTTCGACGCGATGCTGGGCGGGAAGGACGCCGCCGGGATCGTCGTCGAGATGACCGTCGAGCTCGTCGAGGTCTCCCGCTTCTACGGCGGGGCGATCTTCTACGACGCCGTCGACGCCCCCGCCGTCCTGCACGCCTGGCGGGACTGGCAGGCCGGCCTGGGTGAGAACACCACGACCTCGATCGCGATCCTGCGCATGCCCGACCTCGAGGCCGCTCCGCCGTCGCTGCGGGGCCGGACCGTCGTGCACCTCCGGGTCTGGCATCTCGGACCGGAGATCGAGGGGCTCGAGGTCCTCGCGCCGATGCGTCGGATCGCGACCCCGATCGTCGACATGGTCGACGAACTGCCGTCGCCCGCGATCGACGCCGTGCACTGCGACCCCACGGACCCGATGCCCTCCTGGATCACCGGCGCGTACCTGCGGGAGATCACCCGGGAGACGATCGACACCGTGCTGGAGGTCGCCGGCCCGCAGCGCGAGCTACCGGTGATCATCGTCGAGCTCCGGCAGACCGGCGGCCGGGCGCTGCGGGGGACGCAGGGGGTGGCAGCACGGGCGCCGTACGGCGTCGGCGTGATCGCGCCGATGGTCCCGGAGCTGGCGGGAATCGTGCCGACCGTCGGGCTGGGCCTCGTCGACGCGCTCGCCCCCTGGTCGACGGGCACGGTCCCGGCGAACTACGCCTCCCCGGAGACGATCCGGGCCCGTCCCGGGGCCTGTTGGGACGACGACGGGCGGGCGCGGCTCGCCGCCGTCGTCGCCCGCACCGATCCGGACGCCGTGCTGGGGGGCCGGCGGCTCGGGCTGCGATAG
- a CDS encoding DoxX family protein, giving the protein MAFSLRRRRRPSAERSAALLAYPLLGMGVLHFAAPAPFDTLVPPWIPGEARFWTYASGVAELAVGTAVAVPRTRRLGATAAVGLFLAVFPANVQMAWDWRHRPWPWQAVALGRLPLQYPMVTHALRVRADS; this is encoded by the coding sequence ATGGCCTTCTCGCTGCGTCGCCGTCGTCGTCCGTCCGCGGAGCGGTCCGCCGCGCTGCTCGCGTACCCGTTGCTGGGGATGGGGGTGCTGCACTTCGCGGCGCCCGCACCGTTCGACACGCTCGTGCCGCCGTGGATCCCGGGCGAGGCGCGGTTCTGGACCTACGCGAGCGGCGTCGCCGAGCTCGCCGTCGGGACCGCCGTGGCCGTGCCGCGCACGCGGCGCCTGGGGGCGACCGCCGCCGTCGGGCTGTTCCTGGCGGTGTTCCCCGCCAACGTGCAGATGGCCTGGGACTGGCGGCACCGGCCGTGGCCGTGGCAGGCCGTGGCGCTGGGCCGACTGCCGCTGCAGTACCCGATGGTCACGCACGCCCTGCGGGTGCGGGCGGACTCCTAG
- a CDS encoding gamma-glutamyltransferase family protein — MAASTHWAASATAMGVLERNGNAFDAAVAAAFVLQVVEPHLNGPGGDMTAIFTTAGDPAPRVLDGQGPAPAGASAARYRDAGLDRVPGAGALAAAIPGATDAWLLLLREHGTLEVADVVGPAVGYARDGFPAVARVGSTVAAVADLFREHWPASAALWLPDGRPPAPGQVLRNPAWAATLQRLADAAQGPTREARVDAVRTVWAEGFVAEAVAASCRTPHRHSSGTDHAGVLTVEDSAGWRASVTEPAVGTFQGHRIAKTPLWGQGPALLQMLALLEPDAPDPATEEGAHRVLEAIKLAQADREAWFGDDAPITVAELLDPGYVAQRRALITDEASPEVRPGRVGGREPRMAELATAGVAPGVTAGAAVGEPTVTLEGEPGTSSHGEMRGDTCHLDVVDRWGNVVSATPSGGWLQSNPTIPELGFALGTRLQMTWLEEGLPSTLTPGRRPRTTLTPTLVLDDHGPVVALGSPGGDQQDQWQLLYLLRTLVGGWSPQAAIDAPALHTTSSPGSFWPRDREPAGATVEDRLGDAVIAGLERRGHRVTRAGDWALGRLSAVGIDRDRGVLWGAANPRGMQGYAVGR, encoded by the coding sequence ATGGCGGCGTCCACGCACTGGGCGGCCTCGGCCACGGCGATGGGGGTGCTGGAACGCAACGGCAACGCGTTCGACGCGGCCGTCGCCGCGGCCTTCGTGCTGCAGGTCGTCGAGCCCCACCTCAACGGGCCGGGCGGGGACATGACGGCGATCTTCACGACGGCGGGTGACCCGGCCCCGCGGGTCCTCGACGGCCAGGGCCCGGCGCCCGCGGGTGCGTCCGCCGCGCGCTACCGCGACGCGGGCCTGGACCGGGTACCCGGGGCGGGCGCCCTGGCCGCGGCGATCCCCGGCGCGACCGACGCGTGGTTGCTGCTGCTGCGCGAGCACGGGACGTTGGAGGTGGCCGACGTGGTCGGGCCCGCGGTCGGCTACGCCCGGGACGGCTTCCCGGCGGTCGCCCGCGTCGGGTCGACGGTCGCGGCCGTCGCCGACCTCTTCCGCGAGCACTGGCCCGCCAGCGCCGCACTCTGGCTCCCCGACGGCCGCCCGCCCGCTCCCGGTCAGGTGCTGCGCAACCCCGCCTGGGCCGCGACGCTGCAGCGCCTCGCCGACGCCGCGCAGGGGCCGACCCGCGAGGCCCGGGTCGACGCGGTCCGCACGGTGTGGGCCGAGGGGTTCGTCGCCGAGGCGGTGGCGGCGTCCTGCCGCACGCCGCACCGGCACTCCTCGGGGACCGACCACGCCGGGGTGCTGACCGTCGAGGACTCCGCCGGCTGGCGGGCCTCGGTGACCGAGCCCGCCGTCGGGACCTTCCAGGGGCACCGCATCGCGAAGACGCCGCTCTGGGGCCAGGGGCCCGCGCTGCTGCAGATGCTGGCACTGCTCGAACCGGACGCCCCCGACCCGGCGACGGAGGAGGGCGCCCACCGCGTCCTCGAGGCGATCAAGCTCGCCCAGGCCGACCGGGAGGCGTGGTTCGGCGACGACGCCCCGATCACGGTCGCCGAGCTGCTCGACCCGGGCTACGTGGCGCAGCGGCGGGCACTGATCACCGACGAGGCCTCCCCCGAGGTCCGTCCCGGTCGGGTCGGTGGCCGCGAGCCGCGGATGGCGGAGCTCGCCACGGCCGGCGTGGCGCCGGGGGTCACCGCGGGCGCGGCCGTCGGGGAGCCGACGGTGACCCTGGAGGGCGAGCCGGGCACCAGCTCGCACGGCGAGATGCGCGGGGACACCTGCCACCTCGACGTCGTGGACCGCTGGGGCAACGTCGTGTCGGCGACGCCGTCCGGGGGCTGGCTGCAGTCCAACCCGACGATCCCGGAGCTCGGCTTCGCGCTCGGCACCCGGCTGCAGATGACCTGGCTGGAGGAGGGCCTGCCCTCGACGCTGACGCCCGGACGCCGGCCGCGGACCACGTTGACCCCGACGCTCGTGCTGGACGACCACGGCCCCGTGGTCGCCCTCGGCTCGCCGGGCGGGGACCAGCAGGACCAGTGGCAGCTGCTCTACCTGCTGCGCACGCTCGTCGGGGGCTGGTCGCCGCAGGCCGCGATCGACGCCCCGGCCCTGCACACGACGTCGTCGCCGGGATCGTTCTGGCCGCGGGACCGCGAGCCCGCCGGGGCCACCGTGGAGGACCGCCTCGGCGACGCCGTCATCGCCGGGCTGGAGCGACGCGGGCACCGGGTGACCCGCGCGGGCGACTGGGCACTGGGTCGGTTGTCGGCCGTGGGCATCGACCGCGACCGCGGGGTGCTGTGGGGTGCGGCCAACCCCCGCGGCATGCAGGGCTACGCGGTGGGAAGGTGA
- a CDS encoding M20/M25/M40 family metallo-hydrolase, which produces MTSTVEPLSGTVEQAEVASRADAFVAELSEWLRIPSISADPGHHADVTRSAEWLAATLRRDGWPTVEVWSDTAALPAVYAHWPAADPTAPTVLVYGHHDVQPADLADGWSFAPFEPQVVGEELRGRGASDDKGHIAMVLLGVRAHLAATGATAPAVSLKLLVEGEEESGSAHLAELLTAHGDALACDEIVVTDTGMVDRETPTVCCGMRGLVDLEVVYRGAAVDLHSGQFGGAVPNPVTELARLVAAFHDDAGHIAVPGFYDDVREPTAEERAAWAALPFDEPAWLAGSAAGAMATAGEAGWSTYERLWARPTAEVNGLHGGYAGPGHKTIVPHSATLKMTFRLVDAQDPARIKPLLERFVADRIPAGIDADVSTGGPGVPPLICDLDSPLVASIREAMGIALGAEVLPAREGGSGPEALLTTALDAPLAFLGVMLPADRIHAPDERAVLPLLLRGAESVAHLWRLLAERVTS; this is translated from the coding sequence GTGACCAGCACCGTCGAACCCCTGTCGGGCACCGTCGAGCAGGCGGAGGTGGCGTCGCGGGCCGACGCCTTCGTCGCCGAGCTGTCCGAGTGGCTGCGGATCCCCTCGATCAGCGCCGACCCGGGCCACCACGCCGACGTGACGCGGTCGGCCGAATGGCTCGCCGCGACGCTGCGCCGCGACGGGTGGCCGACGGTCGAGGTCTGGTCCGACACCGCGGCCCTGCCCGCCGTGTACGCGCACTGGCCCGCCGCCGACCCGACCGCGCCGACGGTGCTCGTCTACGGCCACCACGACGTGCAGCCCGCCGACCTCGCCGACGGGTGGAGCTTCGCGCCGTTCGAGCCGCAGGTGGTGGGGGAGGAGCTCCGCGGGCGCGGCGCCTCCGACGACAAGGGCCACATCGCCATGGTGCTGCTCGGTGTCCGGGCCCACCTCGCGGCGACCGGCGCCACGGCCCCGGCGGTGTCGCTGAAGCTGCTCGTGGAGGGCGAGGAGGAGTCCGGCTCCGCGCACCTGGCCGAGCTGCTCACCGCCCACGGCGACGCGCTGGCCTGCGACGAGATCGTCGTCACCGACACCGGCATGGTCGACCGCGAGACCCCCACCGTGTGCTGCGGGATGCGCGGCCTGGTCGACCTCGAGGTCGTCTACCGCGGAGCCGCGGTGGACCTCCACTCCGGCCAGTTCGGCGGGGCGGTGCCCAACCCGGTCACCGAGCTCGCGCGGCTCGTGGCGGCGTTCCACGACGACGCGGGGCACATCGCGGTGCCCGGGTTCTACGACGACGTGCGGGAACCCACCGCCGAGGAGCGCGCGGCATGGGCGGCCCTGCCGTTCGACGAGCCGGCGTGGCTGGCGGGCTCCGCGGCCGGGGCGATGGCGACGGCGGGCGAGGCCGGCTGGTCGACCTACGAGCGGCTCTGGGCCCGGCCCACCGCCGAGGTGAACGGCCTGCACGGCGGCTACGCCGGGCCGGGGCACAAGACGATCGTGCCGCACTCCGCGACGCTCAAGATGACGTTCCGCCTGGTCGACGCCCAGGACCCGGCGCGCATCAAGCCGCTGCTGGAACGGTTCGTCGCCGACCGGATCCCGGCCGGGATCGACGCCGACGTGTCCACCGGCGGCCCCGGGGTGCCGCCGCTGATCTGCGACCTCGACTCCCCGCTGGTCGCGTCCATCCGCGAGGCGATGGGTATCGCGCTCGGCGCCGAGGTCCTGCCCGCCCGCGAGGGCGGCAGCGGCCCGGAGGCCCTCCTGACGACGGCGCTCGACGCGCCGCTCGCCTTCCTCGGCGTGATGCTGCCCGCGGACCGGATCCACGCCCCGGACGAGCGGGCGGTGCTCCCGCTGCTGCTGCGCGGGGCCGAGTCGGTCGCCCACCTGTGGCGGCTCCTGGCGGAGCGCGTGACCTCGTGA
- a CDS encoding oxidoreductase: MTAQQTPIGSGFGARSTAAEVVSGLDLSGRLVVVTGGYSGLGLEAVRALTGVGARVVVPARRREVADEALAGIDGVMTDELDLADLDSVAAFAGRRLADGTRIDAVVDNAGVMACPLERVGPGWERQFATNHLGHFALVNRLAPLLDGDSRVVSVSSRGHHFSDLHREDVHYEHRDYDKWQAYGQSKTANVLFAVGLAARGVRAFALHPGGIMTPLQRHLPLEEMVALGWKDEQGNPGPAAANLKTPEQGAATETWAATSPRLADLSGVYLEDCEVAVTVDTSAGPDSRGGYPGGVMPYAIDPDAAEWLWAASVEATGVDGFGR, translated from the coding sequence ATCACTGCGCAGCAGACCCCGATCGGTTCCGGGTTCGGTGCGAGGTCCACCGCCGCCGAGGTCGTGTCCGGCCTCGACCTCTCCGGTCGGCTCGTCGTCGTCACCGGCGGCTACTCCGGGCTCGGCCTCGAGGCCGTCCGGGCTCTCACGGGCGTCGGCGCCCGGGTGGTCGTCCCGGCCCGTCGTCGGGAGGTCGCGGACGAGGCCCTGGCCGGGATCGACGGCGTGATGACCGACGAGCTCGACCTGGCCGACCTCGACTCCGTCGCCGCCTTCGCCGGGCGCCGCCTCGCCGACGGCACCCGGATCGACGCGGTCGTCGACAACGCCGGCGTCATGGCCTGCCCGCTCGAGCGGGTCGGACCCGGCTGGGAGCGCCAGTTCGCTACCAACCACCTCGGCCACTTCGCCCTGGTCAACCGGCTCGCGCCGCTGCTCGACGGCGACTCGCGGGTCGTCTCGGTGTCCTCCCGCGGTCACCACTTCTCGGACCTGCACCGCGAGGACGTGCACTACGAGCACCGCGACTACGACAAGTGGCAGGCCTACGGGCAGTCCAAGACGGCCAACGTGCTGTTCGCCGTCGGGCTCGCCGCCCGCGGCGTCCGGGCCTTCGCCCTGCACCCGGGCGGGATCATGACGCCGTTGCAGCGCCACCTCCCGCTCGAGGAGATGGTGGCCCTGGGCTGGAAGGACGAGCAGGGCAACCCCGGTCCGGCCGCCGCGAACCTCAAGACGCCCGAGCAGGGTGCGGCCACCGAGACCTGGGCGGCGACCAGCCCGCGGCTCGCGGATCTCTCCGGGGTCTACCTCGAGGACTGCGAGGTCGCGGTCACCGTGGACACCTCCGCGGGCCCGGACTCGCGGGGCGGCTATCCCGGTGGCGTCATGCCCTACGCGATCGACCCGGACGCCGCGGAGTGGCTGTGGGCGGCGTCGGTCGAGGCCACGGGCGTGGACGGCTTCGGGCGGTGA